A genomic window from Glycine soja cultivar W05 chromosome 10, ASM419377v2, whole genome shotgun sequence includes:
- the LOC114371498 gene encoding protein MAIN-LIKE 1-like: MVRTRGLGLALVRIIGRALGREDCHDSSDAPQQRRPTASARRQRGVVLVAEDEPVLPADEPVVPVTDPVVAANEPMVDADVQDTGANTGVEAAADEPEGFLGGLRDASVLTEYADHVAASVWSGEERPELKLSSHGRKVQKVGRPIHAIKGLVASTRLSHLITCSVDTGDQELIFSFMERWHRETSSFHLPMGEVTITLDDVVSLLHLPVERQPGLRQDIAMDHTYAYLGYEIYSATHVHVVFLDTLQDLSQTGRYAWGAAALVHMYDHLNDACINSSRQLAGYATLLQCWIYKHFPSVAECIADPDYDEVSPHACRWISMKKTVKTISTKTYRQHLDRLRILDVCWMPYGEHRLVREFQLISCFFGQLR; encoded by the exons atggttaggactAGAGGCTTAGGTCTTGCCTTAGTTAGGATTATTGGCAGAGCTTTAGGGAGAGAGGATTGTCATGATTCTAGTGATGCTCCCCAGCAGCGAAGGCCTACCGCATCGGCACGTAGGCAACGGGGAGTTGTCCTTGTTGCCGAGGATGAGCCTGTGCTACCTGCGGACGAGCCTGTGGTACCTGTGACTGACCCTGTGGTAGCTGCCAATGAGCCTATGGTAGATGCAGACGTACAGGACACTGGTGCAAACACTGGTGTAGAGGCTGCTGCAGATGAGCCTGAGGGCTTTCTAGGTGGACTGCGTGACGCATCGGTGCTTACCGAGTATGCTGACCATGTTGCAGCTAGCGTATGGAGCggagag gaacgacctgaattgAAGTTATCCTCCCATGGGAGGAAGGTGCAGAAAGTAGGTAGGCCTATTCATGCAATTAAGGGGTTAGTTGCTAGCACAAGACTAAGTCATCTGATCACGTGTTCAGTAGACACTGGTGATCAGGAACTTATATTCTCGTTTATGGAGAGGTGGCACAGGGAGACTAGTAGTTTTCATCTTCCCATGGGGGAGGTTACCATCACCCTTGATGATGTGGTgtctcttcttcatcttcccgTT GAGAGGCAGCCAGGGCTGAGACAGGACATTGCCATGGACCATACGTATGCCTATCTTGGCTACGAGATATAT agtgcaacccatGTTCATGTTGTCTTCTTAGACACTTTGCAAGACCTCAGTCAGACTGGGAGgtatgcatggggagctgctGCCCTGGTGCATATGTATGATCACTTGAATGATGCTTGTATCAACAGCAGCCGACAACTTGCTGGTTACGCCACCTTGTTACAg TGTTGGATATATAAGCACTTTCCGTCAGTTGCGGAGTGCATCGCTGATCCGGACTACGATGAGGTGTCTCCACATGCATGTCGGTGGATTTCTATGAAGAAGACTGTGAAGACCATATCTACAAAGACCTACAGGCAGCATCTGGATCGACTTAGGATTCTTGATGTCTGCTGGATGCCTTATGGGGAGCATCGACTAGTCCGAGAATTTCAATTGATTTCATGCTTTTTCGGTCAGCTCCGCTGA